The following is a genomic window from Devosia neptuniae.
GTGGCCTGATCGATATCGAGCGACGGCAGCAGGGTGATGCCATAACCGGTGCCAACCAGTGCACGCGCTTCGGCGTAGTCACTCGACTCCACTTCGGCCGCCAGAAAACCCGAGGCTGTCACGAACACCAACGGCCCCTCGGTTCGTGCCACCAGCCGCTGCGCCAGCAGCAGGTTTTCGGCCCGATATGCCGCGTAGCTGGTCTGGCGAATGAAGCGGCCGATCTCGGCAATCTGCTCGCAAAACTCCAGATCAAGATCGATCAGCGGCCAGTTTAGCCTGCCCGCCAGCACGCGCCCGAGGGTGGACTTTCCGACCCCACCCGGGCCGAGCAGGAAGATGGTCTCGCCGGCGCGCCATGGCCGGCGAATGTCGATGTGTGGTGGCGGATTGGGAATCATGGGAGGCAAGGTGCCAGGATATCGGGGCTCCCGCACCCCCACCCTTGATCCCTCCCCACAAGGGGGAGGGAGACGATGGGGCCGAGAGGGCTGGGCTTGCGCCTCCCTCCCCTTGATGGGGAGGGAACGAGGGTGGGGTGATGAGAGCCCCTAGGCCTTGGGTTGGCCTAATTGCTCGGCATAGGGCGAGCCGCCGCCCAGGCTGTCATTGGTGTGTTCGATCAGCAGGTCGCACAGGCATGCCGCGTCGGTGCAGGCGTCGCGGTCTTCGATGAAGCTTCCGTAGCGTGGCGGATTGGCGTGATTGGTTTCGGTGCCGGTGGCGTTTTCATAGGCATAGACCGAGGCCATATCGTCCAGCCGCCCCATGCGCCAGAGGTTCGAATTGGCATCGCCGATCGAGTCACACATTAGGATATGGGCTGGAATGGTGGGCGCGTCGCAGCTGATGTCGGACAGCACGTCGTCATAGAACTCCTCCATTTCGGCGATGCGCTTTTCGACCGCGGGCATATCCACATTGCAGGATTGGGCGAAAGCCAATTGGGGAACGGCGAGGAGCAGCAGCGTGAGAGGCAGGCGCATCGGGCTATCCTTGTTGGCGCAGGGCCGTTGATATTGGGGACGAAGTTAGTGGCATATTGTGGCGCTTTGTTCAGCCCCCACACCAATATTTCCATGGCGGCAAGTGGGCTGCGGACGCTTCGGCCCGTGCTGACCTTGACAAGCAGCCGATCTGCGAGCCCCTCTGCGCCAGACCATCGGAGTGCCCATTATGCAGGACTATGTCCGCCGCATCCTCACCTCATCCGTCTATGAGGTTGCCGAGGAGACGCCGCTTGAAAAAATGCAGCTGCTGTCGGCGCGGCTGGGCGCCGAAGTGTTGCTCAAGCGCGAGGATATGCAGCCGGTTTTCTCCTTCAAGATCCGGGGGGCGCATAACCGCATCGCGCAATTGAATGCCAGCGAGCGCGCCCGTGGCGTGATCTGCGCCTCGGCGGGCAATCACGCGCAGGGCGTGGCGCTTTCCGCCACCAGGCTGGGCATTCGCGCTGTCGTGGTCATGCCCACCACCACCCCCGCCATCAAGATCGGCGCCGTGCGCCGGCTCGGGGGCGAAGTCGTGCTGTTCGGCGATGGCTTCGACGCGGCCCGCGCCCATGCGGCGGAGCTGGCCGAGCAGCATGGCTATGTCGTGGTTCACCCGTTCGACGATCCTGATGTGATTGCCGGCCAGGGCACGATCGGCATGGAATTGCTGCGCCAGCATCCGGGCGAACTGGGCGCCATCTATGTGCCGGTGGGTGGTGGGGGCCTCGCCGCCGGCATTGCTACCTTCGTCAAATTCCTGCGCCCCGAAATCAGGGTGATTGGGGTCGAGCCGGAAGAAGCCGCCAGCATGAAGGCGGCCATCGCCGCGGGCCATCCGGTGGCGCTCGACCAAGTGGGGCTGTTTGCCGATGGCGTGGCCGTGCGCGAGGTGGGCACCGAGACTTTCCGGATCTGCCGCGAACTGCTCGACGACATCGTCACTGTCACGGCCGATGAAATCTGCGCCGCCATCAAGGATATCTTTGATGACACGCGGGCGATTGCCGAGCCGGCTGGTGCGCTGGCTCTGGCGGGCCTGCGCAAGCAGGTCGAGCAGGGTGCGGCCCCGGCTGGCGCGCTGGTCGCCATCAATTCGGGCGCCAATGTCAATTTCGACCGGCTGCGCTATGTGGCCGAACGGGCCGAAATCGGCGAGCGGGCCGAGGCGCTGTTCTCGGTGGAAATTCCCGAGCGGCCGGGCAGCTATCGGGCCTTCATGCGCCTATTGGGCCAGCGCTCGATCACCGAATTCAACTATCGCTTTGCCCATGACAGCACGGCCAAGATTTTCGTCGGCATCAAGCTGAGCCGTGGCGATGCGGAAAAGCACGAAATCATCAGCCTGCTCGAAGAGCATGGGCATGGGGTGATCGACCTGACCGACAATGAAGTGGCCAAGCTGCATGTCCGCTACATGGTGGGCGGACGCGTGGCCGATCTCGAACATGAAACGGTCTATCGCTTCCAGTTTCCCGAACGGCCGGGCGCGCTGCTCAAATTTCTCGAAGGGCTGCATGATGGCTGGAATATTTCGCTATTTCACTATCGCAATCACGGCGCCGATTATGGCCGCGTGCTGATCGGGGTGCAGGTGCCGCCAGAGACACGAGCCGATTTCATCGCCCATATCGAGGCTATCGGCTTTCCCTATTGGGATGAAACCGACAATCCGGCCTATCGGCAGTTTCTCGATCACGAACGCGCATAACGATCGGGTTTGTCACACAATCGTCGCGGCTATTATGCCGGGATAAACCAGTAATGGGCTTTGCGGGCGCATTTCCG
Proteins encoded in this region:
- a CDS encoding shikimate kinase translates to MIPNPPPHIDIRRPWRAGETIFLLGPGGVGKSTLGRVLAGRLNWPLIDLDLEFCEQIAEIGRFIRQTSYAAYRAENLLLAQRLVARTEGPLVFVTASGFLAAEVESSDYAEARALVGTGYGITLLPSLDIDQATELVVERQLKRGFGLERESETRKFRQRFGRYRGEGDMLVVSSAPAEDVAKAVQAALTA
- the ilvA gene encoding threonine ammonia-lyase, biosynthetic, which codes for MQDYVRRILTSSVYEVAEETPLEKMQLLSARLGAEVLLKREDMQPVFSFKIRGAHNRIAQLNASERARGVICASAGNHAQGVALSATRLGIRAVVVMPTTTPAIKIGAVRRLGGEVVLFGDGFDAARAHAAELAEQHGYVVVHPFDDPDVIAGQGTIGMELLRQHPGELGAIYVPVGGGGLAAGIATFVKFLRPEIRVIGVEPEEAASMKAAIAAGHPVALDQVGLFADGVAVREVGTETFRICRELLDDIVTVTADEICAAIKDIFDDTRAIAEPAGALALAGLRKQVEQGAAPAGALVAINSGANVNFDRLRYVAERAEIGERAEALFSVEIPERPGSYRAFMRLLGQRSITEFNYRFAHDSTAKIFVGIKLSRGDAEKHEIISLLEEHGHGVIDLTDNEVAKLHVRYMVGGRVADLEHETVYRFQFPERPGALLKFLEGLHDGWNISLFHYRNHGADYGRVLIGVQVPPETRADFIAHIEAIGFPYWDETDNPAYRQFLDHERA